Proteins co-encoded in one Gemmatimonadaceae bacterium genomic window:
- a CDS encoding P1 family peptidase, with product MTGVGRGADLRRFGIAVGHATDEAGATGCTVVRGATAPLRGACVVFGRATGTRELAPLEPGHLVDRVDAVLVTGGSAYGLAAADGVMRWMEEQGRGFPVGNGVVPIVPAAVLFDLQPLGSFRARPTPAMGYDACAIAESRDVAEGSVGAGTGLTVGKVLGAPACMKGGVGIAVADAGGAAACAIAAVNAFGDICDAQGRVIAGARRDGGFAETERLLAAHGMGGAFGGAHNTTIAVIVVDGVLDKLGLQGVARAAGAALHRRVRPAGSLVDGDVIFALGPLTGAAADPVRAEMLAVAALEQAIERAVRTAAGRDGVPGLGD from the coding sequence ATGACCGGCGTCGGCCGCGGCGCGGACCTGCGCCGCTTCGGCATCGCGGTGGGGCACGCGACGGACGAAGCGGGCGCGACGGGATGCACGGTGGTGCGGGGCGCCACGGCGCCGCTGCGCGGCGCCTGCGTCGTCTTCGGGCGCGCCACCGGCACGCGGGAACTGGCGCCCCTCGAGCCGGGGCACCTGGTCGACCGCGTGGACGCCGTGCTAGTGACCGGCGGTTCCGCGTACGGGCTGGCCGCCGCCGATGGCGTGATGAGATGGATGGAAGAGCAGGGACGCGGCTTTCCCGTGGGCAACGGGGTGGTGCCCATCGTGCCGGCCGCGGTGCTCTTCGATCTGCAGCCGCTGGGGAGCTTCAGGGCGCGCCCGACGCCGGCGATGGGCTATGACGCGTGCGCGATCGCCGAGTCGAGAGATGTCGCCGAGGGTAGTGTCGGTGCGGGCACCGGACTGACCGTCGGCAAGGTGCTTGGCGCGCCGGCGTGCATGAAGGGAGGCGTGGGCATCGCCGTGGCCGATGCCGGCGGAGCGGCCGCCTGCGCGATCGCGGCCGTGAATGCGTTCGGGGACATCTGCGATGCCCAGGGCCGCGTGATCGCCGGCGCGCGCCGTGACGGCGGGTTTGCGGAGACCGAGCGACTGCTCGCCGCGCATGGAATGGGCGGCGCATTCGGCGGCGCGCACAATACCACGATTGCCGTCATCGTCGTCGACGGGGTGCTCGACAAGCTGGGGCTGCAGGGCGTGGCGCGTGCCGCCGGGGCCGCGCTGCACCGCCGGGTGCGGCCGGCGGGTTCGCTGGTGGATGGCGACGTCATCTTTGCGCTCGGGCCGCTGACGGGCGCCGCGGCCGATCCCGTGCGCGCCGAGATGCTGGCGGTCGCGGCGCTCGAGCAGGCGATCGAGCGCGCGGTGCGCACCGCCGCGGGGCGCGACGGCGTCCCCGGGCTGGGCGATTAG
- a CDS encoding diacylglycerol kinase family protein — protein MAVLTARAALLVNPASRRGADSEAAVRRAFAAAGLQPTVAYTRAAGDGERVARELAASHDQLFILGGDGTVMEAVTGLAAMGAALPIGILAAGTGNQLARALGISLSPPRAVAQLLRGTAHRMDVGVLNGHRRVGIGVGLGLDAAMIAGAHGILKERLGAASYVVSATAAASRPRRFGVRAVVDGRIIERQASVAMVLNLGRVFNELIEIAPGASLVDGQLDLVIVETRSLLDALNFSIFEMLLRRRHADHRWTFARGAAISIETAEDDVPAQVDGDLINARRLAMVIAPLGAQFLMPADSRLV, from the coding sequence GTGGCAGTTCTGACGGCACGCGCGGCGTTGCTCGTCAATCCCGCGTCGCGCCGCGGCGCGGACAGTGAGGCCGCCGTCCGCCGCGCCTTCGCCGCGGCCGGCCTGCAGCCGACGGTGGCGTATACCCGCGCCGCCGGCGACGGCGAGCGCGTGGCGCGCGAACTGGCGGCGTCGCACGACCAGTTGTTCATCCTTGGCGGCGACGGCACGGTCATGGAAGCGGTCACGGGGCTCGCGGCGATGGGCGCCGCGCTGCCCATCGGCATCCTCGCCGCCGGCACCGGCAACCAGCTGGCGCGGGCACTCGGCATCTCGCTGTCGCCGCCGCGCGCCGTGGCACAGCTCCTGCGAGGGACCGCCCACCGGATGGATGTGGGCGTGCTCAATGGGCACCGCCGCGTCGGCATCGGGGTCGGCCTCGGGCTTGACGCGGCGATGATCGCGGGCGCCCACGGGATCCTCAAGGAGCGTCTGGGTGCCGCTTCGTATGTCGTGTCGGCGACGGCCGCGGCGTCGCGTCCGCGGCGGTTCGGGGTGCGGGCCGTGGTCGATGGGCGCATCATCGAACGACAGGCGTCGGTGGCGATGGTGCTCAACCTGGGCCGGGTATTCAATGAACTGATCGAGATCGCCCCCGGCGCGTCGCTGGTGGACGGTCAGCTCGACCTCGTCATCGTGGAGACGCGCTCGCTGCTGGACGCGCTCAACTTTTCCATCTTCGAGATGCTGCTGCGCCGACGCCACGCCGATCACCGGTGGACCTTTGCTCGCGGCGCCGCGATCAGCATCGAGACCGCCGAGGATGACGTCCCGGCCCAAGTCGACGGCGATCTGATCAACGCCCGACGCCTTGCGATGGTGATCGCTCCGCTCGGAGCCCAATTCCTGATGCCGGCCGACTCGCGCCTAGTATAG
- a CDS encoding PAS domain S-box protein, with translation MVDPLPIAQGGFASIDARLRALLKSLPREQSALLEAHLWDRDREAAAAARRAAHVHRLHEAASSLLRSLDRDELEMEVALQLLRVVQANGVVVARPPLVAGDAPTATVHVTPEGRAPLDAAELVFSAFGEVIRTGRPARMKGRADDSTALIAVPIMQGFRMVGLIGAYAREADGFSDDELEATQTLATHAATALVNSALYAQSERERRQTGALASLAQALGSATRLPEVLRLALRHAIALFGVGGADIALRRDEFLQIVSAEGAARSLQGMFLPMQASISGRAVREARVIIVNDAEAEPDAFEPTRRLAGVRRTILAPMMSEGEAVGVLSLVNREQPFDAEDARMLQQFASQVAVAIVNARLLEEAAEAQREISAAFEAIGDGIVVLDAEARVVRHNARFLEIAGLPSADGARGRDFYDTVLHEPRPLGEETAVGRAILGGQTAREQLRSAWNGRVLDVLAAPHPGTGGAVVSISDQTAMHALAEQHRLVVENTTDAILITSAEGAVEFANRAARRLFGVASELTGARIGGLVPASEATVWAEAIARARRGEPARIDGSVLPSDGNRRQVSVRLAPMEDEQQVHRLVITLRDVTDEVEARDEMLVANARYRDLVEMAADAIFTLDTRGTITSVNPAGEQLVGFDRGQILGRSYHAFLEPAESKEVEDAVRDATAGKLRHVEMHLTRGDGVKRLLAVSVSAMRRAGVTVGVLGIARDVTEEREHTLALERAEARYTRLVEAAEDAIVCVDEEGNLTAVNRSMVRVAGKSREELLGHPFSELVDESEAPVMWQAFVAALAGDRTRNTIRFTRAGGVRGYATLIVAPISEGGRVTGVLAIARDVTDERMLLDQAIRQDRMVAMGELVGGVAHEVNSPLTSILAYAQVLERGVGGEDATQAMESISREAKRASRIVGKLLAFGRQGQPERIPTDVNQALRDTIDLRRYALRMQEIKLSVTLMADPPLVLADPFQLQQVFINLLSNAEQAVAHQPGERRLEVSSEVRGESFVVTISDNGAGIAPEALPHIFNPFFTTKPRGAGTGLGLSISDGIIREHRGVLRARSEPGQGATFEVELPLTPAT, from the coding sequence GTGGTTGACCCTCTCCCAATCGCCCAAGGCGGGTTCGCGTCCATCGACGCGCGCCTGCGCGCGCTGCTGAAGTCGCTGCCGCGTGAGCAGTCGGCGTTGCTCGAGGCGCATCTCTGGGATCGCGACCGCGAGGCGGCGGCCGCCGCGCGGCGCGCGGCCCACGTGCATCGCCTCCATGAGGCCGCCTCCTCGCTGCTGCGTTCGCTCGACCGCGACGAGCTGGAGATGGAGGTGGCGCTTCAGCTGCTGCGGGTCGTGCAGGCTAACGGCGTGGTGGTCGCGCGCCCGCCGCTAGTTGCCGGTGACGCGCCGACCGCGACCGTGCACGTGACGCCGGAGGGACGCGCGCCGCTCGACGCCGCCGAGCTGGTCTTCTCGGCGTTCGGCGAGGTGATAAGGACGGGACGTCCGGCGCGGATGAAGGGTCGCGCCGACGATTCCACCGCGCTGATTGCCGTCCCCATCATGCAGGGCTTCCGGATGGTGGGGCTGATCGGCGCCTACGCCCGGGAAGCGGATGGCTTCAGCGACGACGAGCTCGAAGCCACCCAGACGCTGGCGACCCATGCCGCGACGGCGCTGGTGAACTCGGCACTTTATGCGCAAAGCGAGCGTGAACGGCGCCAGACCGGGGCGCTCGCTTCGCTGGCGCAAGCGCTCGGTTCGGCGACACGCCTCCCCGAAGTCCTGCGCCTGGCGCTCCGCCACGCCATTGCGCTCTTTGGGGTGGGCGGCGCCGACATTGCGCTGCGGCGCGATGAGTTCCTGCAGATCGTGTCGGCCGAGGGGGCGGCGCGCTCTCTGCAGGGCATGTTCCTGCCGATGCAGGCCTCGATATCCGGGCGCGCGGTGCGCGAAGCGCGCGTGATCATCGTGAACGACGCGGAGGCGGAGCCGGATGCCTTCGAGCCGACGCGCCGCCTGGCCGGGGTTCGCCGCACGATCCTGGCACCGATGATGTCTGAGGGCGAGGCGGTGGGTGTGTTGAGCCTGGTGAACCGCGAGCAGCCGTTCGACGCCGAAGACGCGCGCATGCTGCAGCAGTTCGCGTCGCAGGTGGCGGTGGCGATCGTGAACGCGCGCTTGCTGGAAGAGGCGGCCGAGGCGCAGCGCGAGATCAGCGCCGCATTCGAGGCGATCGGCGACGGCATCGTCGTGCTCGATGCCGAGGCGCGCGTCGTGCGCCACAACGCCCGGTTCCTCGAAATCGCGGGGCTGCCGTCGGCCGACGGCGCCCGCGGTCGCGACTTCTACGACACGGTCCTGCACGAACCGCGGCCGTTGGGCGAGGAGACCGCGGTGGGCCGGGCGATTCTGGGCGGCCAGACGGCGCGTGAGCAGCTGCGGTCGGCGTGGAACGGCCGCGTGCTCGACGTGCTGGCGGCGCCGCATCCGGGGACGGGCGGCGCCGTCGTGTCGATCAGCGACCAGACCGCGATGCACGCCCTGGCCGAGCAGCACCGGCTGGTGGTGGAGAACACGACCGACGCGATCCTGATCACGTCGGCGGAGGGCGCGGTCGAGTTTGCCAATCGGGCGGCGCGGCGGCTGTTCGGGGTTGCGTCCGAGCTGACCGGCGCACGCATCGGCGGCCTGGTGCCGGCGAGCGAGGCCACCGTCTGGGCCGAGGCCATCGCGCGCGCGCGGCGCGGCGAACCGGCGCGCATTGACGGCTCGGTGCTGCCGAGCGATGGCAACCGACGCCAGGTGTCGGTGCGCCTCGCGCCGATGGAAGACGAACAGCAGGTGCATCGCCTGGTCATCACGCTCCGCGACGTGACCGATGAAGTGGAAGCGCGCGACGAGATGCTGGTGGCCAACGCGCGCTACCGCGACCTGGTGGAGATGGCGGCCGATGCGATCTTCACGCTCGACACGCGCGGCACCATCACGTCGGTGAACCCGGCGGGCGAGCAACTCGTGGGCTTCGACCGCGGCCAGATCCTCGGGCGCTCGTACCACGCCTTCCTCGAGCCGGCGGAGTCGAAGGAAGTGGAGGACGCCGTCCGCGACGCCACGGCCGGCAAGCTGCGGCACGTGGAGATGCACCTGACGCGGGGCGATGGCGTGAAGCGGCTGCTGGCCGTCTCGGTGTCGGCGATGCGGCGGGCCGGCGTGACCGTCGGCGTGCTCGGCATCGCCCGCGACGTGACCGAGGAGCGCGAGCACACGCTGGCGCTCGAGCGCGCCGAGGCGCGCTACACGCGACTGGTCGAGGCGGCCGAGGATGCGATCGTCTGCGTGGACGAGGAAGGCAACCTCACGGCCGTCAACCGGTCGATGGTGCGCGTGGCGGGCAAGTCGCGCGAGGAATTGCTCGGGCATCCGTTCTCCGAACTCGTCGACGAGTCGGAGGCGCCGGTGATGTGGCAGGCCTTCGTCGCGGCGCTGGCCGGCGATCGCACGCGCAACACCATTCGCTTCACGCGGGCGGGGGGCGTGCGCGGGTACGCCACGCTGATCGTGGCGCCGATCAGCGAGGGCGGCCGCGTGACGGGCGTGCTCGCCATTGCGCGCGACGTGACCGATGAGCGCATGCTGCTGGACCAGGCCATCCGCCAGGACCGGATGGTGGCGATGGGCGAGCTCGTGGGCGGGGTCGCGCACGAGGTCAATTCGCCGCTCACGAGCATCCTCGCCTACGCGCAGGTGCTCGAGCGGGGGGTCGGCGGCGAGGACGCGACGCAGGCCATGGAGTCGATCTCGCGCGAGGCCAAGCGGGCATCGCGCATCGTGGGCAAGCTGCTCGCGTTCGGGCGCCAGGGGCAGCCGGAACGGATTCCGACCGACGTGAACCAGGCGCTGCGCGACACCATCGACCTGCGGCGCTATGCGCTGCGCATGCAGGAGATCAAGCTCTCGGTCACGCTGATGGCGGATCCGCCGCTGGTGCTCGCCGATCCCTTCCAGCTGCAGCAGGTCTTCATCAACCTCCTGTCGAACGCCGAGCAGGCGGTGGCGCACCAGCCCGGCGAGCGCCGCCTGGAGGTCAGCAGCGAGGTGCGCGGCGAGTCGTTCGTCGTCACCATCAGCGACAACGGTGCGGGGATCGCCCCGGAGGCGCTGCCGCACATCTTCAATCCGTTCTTCACCACCAAGCCGCGCGGAGCGGGGACGGGCCTGGGCCTGTCCATCTCCGACGGCATCATTCGAGAGCATCGGGGCGTGCTGCGGGCCAGGTCGGAACCGGGCCAGGGCGCGACCTTCGAAGTCGAGCTTCCGCTCACCCCCGCTACCTGA
- a CDS encoding sigma-54 dependent transcriptional regulator, with amino-acid sequence MASILIIDDEVAIASAFAMFFRHDGQHVVTEAYTGNDGVDAYWRLRPDLVLLDVRLPDITGFDVLAKIREDDPVVIMVTAYGDVPMAVDALHKGAENFLTKPVDLSHLAAAAERALEKSHLRRMNRYLLEQRVAGSKVLVGSSPAMRELARQVSVLAQSERTTGLITGERGSGKGRVAALIHQQSPRVSGPFVEVNCAALTSESLDLELFGEEGSGGKPARRGLFEIADGGTLFLDEVGDLAPQLQPKLLRALEGRGFRRHGGAVEIVPDVRVVAATSRDLGEEVAAGRFREDLFYRLAVMPIRLLPLRERTREDMLELLSQVLAELSPTLPEAPGALSEEALDAVLRYGWPGNIRELRNTLERALLLARGAARIEARHLAREITASSGADVAHHTPRTLADVERAHIDRTLKAHHFNRTHAARELGIARATLIKKIKEYNLADRPRGRA; translated from the coding sequence ATGGCCTCCATTCTCATCATTGACGACGAAGTCGCGATCGCCTCGGCGTTCGCGATGTTCTTCCGCCACGACGGACAGCACGTCGTGACCGAGGCGTACACTGGCAACGACGGCGTCGACGCGTACTGGCGCCTCCGTCCGGACCTGGTGCTGCTCGACGTGCGGCTGCCGGACATCACCGGCTTCGACGTCCTCGCGAAGATCCGCGAGGATGATCCCGTGGTGATCATGGTCACCGCCTACGGCGACGTGCCGATGGCTGTCGACGCGCTGCACAAGGGGGCCGAGAACTTCCTGACGAAGCCGGTGGACCTCAGCCATCTCGCGGCGGCGGCGGAGCGCGCGCTGGAGAAATCGCACTTGCGGCGGATGAATCGATACCTGCTCGAGCAGCGCGTGGCGGGGTCGAAGGTGCTCGTCGGTTCGTCGCCGGCCATGCGCGAACTCGCACGGCAGGTGAGCGTGCTGGCGCAGAGCGAACGCACGACGGGCCTGATCACGGGCGAGCGCGGGTCGGGGAAGGGGCGCGTCGCGGCGCTGATCCATCAGCAGAGTCCGCGCGTGTCGGGGCCGTTCGTCGAGGTGAACTGTGCGGCGCTGACGTCCGAGTCGCTCGACCTCGAGCTGTTTGGCGAGGAAGGGTCGGGCGGCAAGCCGGCCCGGCGCGGCCTCTTTGAGATTGCCGACGGCGGCACGCTGTTCCTGGACGAGGTGGGCGACCTGGCGCCGCAACTGCAGCCGAAGCTGCTGCGGGCGCTGGAAGGGCGCGGCTTCCGCCGTCACGGCGGCGCCGTGGAGATCGTCCCCGACGTGCGGGTGGTGGCGGCGACGAGCCGCGACCTGGGCGAGGAGGTGGCGGCGGGCCGCTTCCGCGAGGACCTCTTCTATCGCCTGGCGGTGATGCCCATCCGGCTGCTTCCGCTGCGCGAACGGACCCGCGAGGACATGCTGGAACTGCTCAGCCAGGTGCTGGCGGAGCTGTCGCCGACGCTCCCCGAGGCGCCGGGGGCGCTTTCGGAGGAGGCGCTGGATGCGGTGCTGCGCTACGGCTGGCCGGGGAACATCCGCGAATTGCGCAATACGCTCGAGCGCGCGCTGCTGCTGGCGCGCGGCGCCGCGCGCATCGAGGCCCGCCACCTCGCGCGCGAGATCACGGCGTCAAGCGGGGCGGACGTCGCGCATCACACCCCGCGCACGCTGGCCGACGTCGAGCGCGCGCACATCGACCGCACGCTGAAGGCGCACCACTTCAACCGCACGCACGCCGCGCGCGAGTTGGGCATTGCGCGCGCGACGCTGATCAAGAAGATCAAGGAATACAACCTCGCCGACCGCCCGCGCGGCCGTGCCTGA
- a CDS encoding translocation/assembly module TamB domain-containing protein, with translation MARRRHVALASAIVILLMGSALAAMLGGLTRSTAGREWIRAQVQRVLAGATHGTIHVGALGGSFFTGLTIDSLEFREPNDSLFLATGPVRLTYDPRDIVDGVIALRSLDVQRPFVRLQRRHDEWNYRSIFPEGPPSTGPRRGFGSRIALSNVRIRGGEVRVQLPWTPADSLHGVRRDSAIAAALADTVGGVHRIGPNEYEKVWKWSGVALQLAHAHVADPDTSGHHFEIARLDVTERYPPFNVRNARGTVWRRGDSLWVDIPRFDLPGSNGSAKGKVVWGHGLPTRYDIHVRGDSVSMRDVAWVWTGLPVTGGGRMDLHIRNERDLHVMDYVLTNMDIRSTNSHLRGSMTFGVGAPVLIVKDVALEALPLDFKLIERFNGEPLPLPWRGAITGTVRARGGPVNRWRLDDGRFTFADANVPGAITRGTMRGELDILFPAFTAFHGATVELAQLDLRTLQALDTSFARLNGLVAGRAVLDSSWLDVRFSDADITHHDGDSPVSHFTGSGRVTWGEKLMTYDLRLAALPLSLTAIARSYPGLPARGEYSGPLRVKGTTEDLGVVADLVGDAGRLEVDGSFDVNFPVYRATARGGVSGIDLPRFLDRRDLPHTSLGMRWSADISGDSLPNLRGTAALNLDRSLVDSVRIFGGGARVRFLAGTLAVDTLDLESAAFSVLARGRLALAPGRAGDSVTFRVALDSLGGFRRTLARLTGAGADSATRAEADTEALDGVLRLDGAVAGTWPAARVNLAARGRDVHVGTNSVRELEASARLQLPMDSLRGQVRTRFDGVTAGTVRLDALTADLDLPAARRGSADVRAEFANGPVATARADLGWSRDTTDVRLDRLRLSTADNDWALLNPSRLRRDAGGWHVDSLVMVGRTAGRIALRGNFPDSAAVNGRVDVREFPLRDFGELMQAATPMAGSVSVSAAITGTRDAPEIALDATLHDATVAGMKIERATATGRYARQVLDASVRTMRKDVTALRLDASLPVDLTLRPVSRRLLEYAPLRAQLRSDSAGVVLLETLTSAITEARGSLALDLNISGTLHDPRATGALRVNGGGFEIPNLGTTWRDLDVDVRFLGDSIVLGNISARSGGAREGRAAMSGWLGVRDLKNPRFALLMNARGFNVINKPRVADIDLTGELRVAGAKSRSTLTGALTVDRGTIYIPDIYSKNLISLDDLAMIDTTALADHGILPRAPSSVIENLSIRDVPVTMGRDVTLRSNEANITLGGSVRITAAQVQRGRNAERYQLALSGTLQTLRGSYRLNAGPVQRTFDVEGGEVRFRGDPDPNLAEMDIRALHTVRTFSQNSARQDVRVRVNIYGTLGSPLAKFSTPDSNRVADSDILSYLITGGPSNEILGTTGGARTTAARVVLSSFGSVIGSKVPTGLCTDAQVTTAGLDQYTGGLRDVGSSILSGSRFNCAKQLTERAFVRLDAGLCSIGQLLGQGGSFDPLTLTEAMGLKVDYRFNYGVSASAGLDPSTSAALCTRDAVVRGFVPTPRQFGFDLFRAWQF, from the coding sequence ATGGCTCGCCGCCGACACGTCGCCCTCGCCAGCGCGATCGTCATCCTGCTGATGGGATCGGCGCTCGCCGCGATGCTTGGCGGGCTGACGCGCTCGACGGCGGGGCGCGAATGGATCCGGGCGCAGGTGCAGCGCGTGCTGGCCGGCGCGACGCACGGCACGATCCACGTCGGGGCCCTGGGCGGGAGCTTCTTCACGGGACTCACCATCGACTCGCTCGAGTTCCGCGAGCCGAACGACTCGCTCTTCCTCGCCACCGGCCCGGTGCGGCTGACGTACGACCCGCGCGACATCGTCGACGGCGTCATCGCCCTGCGGTCGCTCGACGTCCAGCGCCCGTTCGTGCGGCTGCAGCGCCGGCACGACGAATGGAACTACCGGTCGATCTTCCCCGAGGGGCCGCCGAGCACGGGGCCGCGGCGCGGTTTCGGGAGCCGCATTGCGCTGTCGAACGTGCGCATCCGCGGCGGCGAGGTGCGCGTGCAGCTGCCGTGGACACCGGCCGACTCGCTGCACGGCGTGCGGCGCGACAGTGCCATCGCCGCGGCGCTGGCCGACACGGTGGGCGGCGTGCACCGCATCGGCCCCAACGAGTACGAGAAGGTGTGGAAGTGGAGCGGAGTCGCGCTGCAGCTGGCGCACGCGCACGTGGCCGACCCCGACACGAGCGGCCACCACTTCGAGATCGCGCGGCTCGACGTGACGGAGCGGTACCCGCCGTTCAACGTCCGCAATGCGCGCGGCACCGTCTGGCGGCGCGGCGATTCGCTCTGGGTCGACATTCCACGCTTCGACCTGCCCGGCTCGAACGGCAGCGCCAAGGGCAAGGTGGTGTGGGGGCACGGACTGCCCACGCGCTACGACATCCACGTGCGGGGCGACTCGGTGTCGATGCGCGACGTGGCGTGGGTCTGGACCGGCCTGCCGGTGACGGGCGGCGGCCGGATGGACCTGCACATCCGGAACGAGCGCGACCTGCACGTGATGGACTACGTGCTCACGAACATGGACATCCGGTCCACGAACTCGCACCTGCGCGGGAGCATGACCTTCGGCGTCGGCGCGCCGGTGCTGATCGTCAAGGACGTCGCGCTCGAGGCGCTGCCGCTCGACTTCAAGCTGATCGAGCGGTTCAATGGCGAGCCGCTGCCGCTGCCGTGGCGCGGCGCGATCACCGGGACGGTGCGCGCGCGCGGCGGGCCCGTGAACCGCTGGCGGCTGGATGACGGGCGTTTCACCTTCGCCGACGCCAACGTGCCGGGGGCGATCACGCGCGGCACGATGCGCGGCGAGCTGGACATCCTCTTTCCGGCGTTCACCGCCTTCCATGGCGCCACGGTGGAGCTGGCACAGCTCGACCTGCGCACGCTGCAGGCGCTCGACACCTCGTTCGCGCGGCTCAATGGCCTCGTCGCCGGGCGCGCCGTGCTCGACTCGTCGTGGCTCGACGTGCGCTTCTCGGACGCGGACATCACGCACCACGACGGCGACTCGCCGGTCTCGCACTTCACCGGTTCGGGGCGCGTGACGTGGGGCGAGAAGCTCATGACCTACGACCTGCGGCTGGCGGCGCTGCCGCTGTCGCTGACGGCGATCGCGCGCTCGTATCCGGGGCTGCCGGCCCGCGGCGAGTACAGCGGTCCGCTCCGCGTGAAGGGGACGACCGAGGATCTGGGCGTGGTTGCCGATCTCGTGGGGGACGCCGGACGGCTGGAAGTGGACGGTTCCTTCGACGTGAACTTCCCGGTCTATCGCGCCACGGCGCGCGGCGGCGTCAGCGGCATCGACCTGCCGCGCTTTCTCGATCGCCGGGACCTGCCGCATACGAGCCTGGGGATGCGCTGGTCAGCGGACATCTCCGGCGACTCGCTGCCGAACCTGCGCGGCACGGCCGCGCTGAACCTCGACCGCTCGCTGGTTGACAGCGTGCGCATCTTCGGCGGCGGCGCGCGCGTGCGCTTCCTCGCGGGGACGCTGGCCGTGGACACGCTCGACCTCGAGAGCGCGGCCTTCTCGGTGCTGGCGCGCGGCCGGCTGGCGCTCGCCCCGGGGCGCGCGGGCGACTCGGTGACGTTCCGCGTGGCGCTTGATTCCCTCGGCGGGTTCCGCCGGACGCTGGCGCGACTGACGGGCGCCGGCGCCGACTCGGCGACGCGCGCCGAAGCGGACACCGAGGCGCTCGACGGGGTCCTGCGGTTGGATGGCGCGGTGGCCGGCACGTGGCCCGCGGCGCGCGTGAACCTTGCGGCGCGCGGGCGCGACGTGCACGTCGGCACGAACAGCGTGCGCGAACTCGAGGCGAGCGCTCGCCTCCAGCTCCCGATGGATTCGCTGCGCGGGCAGGTGCGCACGCGCTTTGACGGCGTGACCGCGGGCACGGTGCGGCTCGACGCGCTGACCGCGGACCTCGACCTGCCGGCCGCGCGACGCGGCTCGGCAGATGTGCGGGCCGAGTTCGCCAACGGTCCGGTCGCGACGGCGCGCGCCGACCTCGGCTGGTCGCGCGACACGACGGACGTGCGCCTCGACCGGCTGCGCCTGTCCACGGCGGACAATGACTGGGCGCTCCTGAACCCCTCGCGCCTGCGGCGCGACGCCGGCGGCTGGCACGTTGACTCGCTGGTAATGGTCGGACGCACCGCGGGACGGATCGCCCTGCGGGGGAACTTCCCGGATTCGGCAGCCGTCAACGGGCGCGTCGACGTGCGCGAGTTCCCGTTGCGCGACTTCGGAGAGCTGATGCAGGCGGCGACCCCGATGGCGGGGAGTGTCTCGGTGTCGGCAGCGATCACCGGCACGCGCGACGCGCCGGAGATCGCCCTGGACGCGACGCTCCACGACGCGACGGTCGCCGGCATGAAGATCGAACGCGCGACGGCCACCGGCCGGTACGCGCGCCAGGTGCTCGACGCGTCGGTGCGCACGATGCGGAAGGATGTCACGGCGCTCCGGCTCGACGCCTCGCTGCCGGTGGACCTCACCCTGCGCCCGGTGTCGCGTCGCCTGCTCGAGTACGCCCCGCTGCGGGCGCAGCTGCGAAGCGACTCGGCGGGCGTCGTGCTGCTCGAGACGCTCACGTCGGCGATCACCGAGGCCCGGGGCTCGCTGGCGCTCGACCTGAACATCAGCGGCACGCTGCACGATCCGCGCGCCACCGGCGCGCTGCGGGTGAACGGCGGCGGCTTCGAGATCCCGAACCTGGGCACGACCTGGCGCGACCTCGACGTGGACGTGCGGTTCCTCGGCGATTCCATCGTGCTCGGCAACATCTCGGCGCGAAGCGGCGGCGCGCGCGAGGGGCGCGCCGCGATGAGCGGATGGCTGGGCGTGCGCGACCTCAAGAACCCTCGCTTCGCCCTGCTCATGAACGCGCGCGGATTCAACGTCATCAACAAGCCGCGCGTGGCGGACATCGACCTCACGGGCGAGTTGCGCGTGGCCGGCGCCAAGAGCCGGTCCACGCTCACCGGCGCGCTGACCGTCGATCGCGGGACGATCTACATCCCCGACATCTACTCCAAGAACCTGATCTCGCTCGACGACCTCGCAATGATCGACACCACGGCGCTGGCGGACCACGGCATCCTGCCGCGCGCGCCGTCATCGGTCATCGAGAACCTCAGCATCCGCGACGTCCCGGTGACGATGGGGCGAGACGTCACCCTGCGGTCCAACGAGGCCAACATCACGCTCGGCGGATCCGTGCGCATTACCGCGGCGCAGGTGCAGCGCGGCCGCAACGCCGAACGGTACCAGCTGGCGCTGAGCGGCACGCTGCAAACGCTGCGCGGCTCGTACCGGCTGAACGCGGGCCCGGTGCAGCGCACCTTCGACGTCGAGGGCGGCGAGGTGCGGTTCCGCGGCGATCCCGATCCCAACCTCGCCGAAATGGACATCCGCGCCTTGCACACCGTACGGACGTTCTCGCAGAACTCGGCGCGGCAGGACGTGCGGGTGCGCGTGAACATCTACGGCACGCTCGGGTCGCCGCTGGCCAAGTTCTCCACGCCCGACTCGAACCGCGTCGCCGACAGTGACATCCTGAGCTACCTCATCACCGGCGGACCGAGCAACGAGATTCTCGGCACCACGGGCGGCGCGCGCACCACCGCCGCGCGTGTGGTGCTGTCATCCTTCGGCAGCGTCATCGGCAGCAAGGTGCCGACGGGGCTCTGCACCGATGCGCAGGTGACCACCGCCGGGCTCGACCAGTACACGGGCGGCCTGCGCGACGTCGGCAGCAGCATCCTTAGCGGCTCCCGGTTCAACTGCGCCAAGCAGCTGACGGAACGCGCCTTCGTGCGCCTCGATGCCGGGCTGTGCAGCATCGGGCAGCTGCTGGGGCAGGGCGGCTCGTTCGATCCGCTGACGCTCACCGAAGCGATGGGACTCAAGGTCGACTACCGCTTCAACTATGGCGTGTCGGCGTCGGCCGGTCTCGACCCCTCGACGAGCGCGGCGCTGTGCACGCGCGACGCGGTGGTGCGCGGCTTCGTTCCCACTCCACGGCAATTCGGCTTCGATCTCTTCCGGGCGTGGCAGTTCTGA